DNA from Bacteroides zoogleoformans:
TCGCTTCTGTATGCAGCGGCTTGGGTTTGGTCTTTCCCTCCGTGATGGAGCAGCCTTTCAGCGTCAGCGTGTCGCCTTCCCGCCAATCGGGGATGGAGGTTTCTTCCTTGTCCTCCACGCTATAGACGGCACGCCATCCGGCTTGCCTGATGACGCTGCCTTTCACCGTGAACTCCACTCCGGCACACTCCGCCGTGACGGTGGCGGTGTCCTTGACGCATTTTTCGGAGAAAGCCTCGATCATGCGTCCGGCAACCATCTGATAGACGGTGCTGTCCTCTTTGGAGAGGAATAGTGGCTTCTCGCCCGTGACGAGCAGGGCGTGGTGGTCCGTCACCTTGCCGCCGTCCACGCTTCTGCGTGTCGGGACGCATTTCGGCTGCACCTTGCCTTTCCATTCGGGCAAAGCCCCGATGAAGGCGAGCAGCTTGGGGATTTCGGCGAACACGTCTTCGGGTATGTAGCGGCTTCCGGTTCGCGGATAGGTGATGAGCTTCTTCTCGTAAAGCTTCTGCGCGATTTCAAGCGTCTGTTCCGCCGTGAAGCCGTGCTTGGCGTTGGCTTCCTTCTGGAGCGTCGTCAGGTCGTACAGCAGCGGTGTTTCCTCCGTCTTCTCCTTGCGTTCGGCTTTCGTGACGGTGGCTGTGCCTGCCGACTTCACCTTATTATATAGTTCCGTCGCAGGCTCTTTCTCTTTCCACTTTTCGGAAGAGGAAAACTTCACCGTTCCTTCATCGCAGCCGTCCGTTGCGATATGGAGCTGCCAGAAGGCTTCGGGCGTGAAGCGGCGGTTCTCCCAATAGCGTGCGCACACCATCGCCAACGTGGGTGTCTGCACCCGCCCGATGGAGTACGTGCCGTGTCCGGCGGCGATGGAGAGTGCCTGCGTGCCGTTGATGCCCACGAGCCAGTCTGATTCGCTCCGCGCTTTGGCGGCAAGATAGAGGTTGTCGTATTTGCCGCCCGCTTCGAGGTTGCGCAGTCCCTCGCGGATAGCCTTGTCGGTAAGCGAGCTTATCCAGAGGCGGACGAACGGGGTGGTGCATCCGGTATAATGGTAGAGGTAGCGGAAGATAAGCTCACCCTCGCGCCCTGCATCGGTCGCCACGATGATCTGTTCGCTTTCCTTGAATAGCCGGGCAACGGTCTTGATCTGCGCCACCACGCCGCTGTCGGGCTTGTAGCCCTTCTCCGTCTTTACCTGACGGGGGACGAGCGTGAAGGTGTCGGGAATGACGGGCAGATTGTCACGGACGAAACCGCGTATGCCGTAGCCGTCGGGCATGGCAAGCTGCACAAGGTGTCCGAACGCCCAAGTCACGGCGTAGCCGCCTCCCTCGAAATATCCTTCCTCTCTCTTTGTCGCGCCCACGATACGGGCGATCTCACGTGCCACAGACGGCTTTTCTGCAATGATTGTCTTCATATTCTTCTGTCGTTTTGAATTTTACAAATGTTACTTCGGATTTAGTGGCGGACACGGGATTACATCTTCATGCCCTTGTTGTTTCTTTTCTGCTGCTGTTGCTGTGCGGTGTCCTTCGGGGCGGTCTGTCCCTTCCGCAACGGCTCTTTCAGGTTCTTGGTAGCCTCGTTGGTCTTGCCCTCGCTGTTCACCGCCACCTGCGTGCGGCTCTCGTTGGAAGGGGCGACCTTCTGCGCGTTGTCGGGGTTGGTGTCGTAGCGGTACGGGCGTCCCTTCTCCGGGTTGAACTTGATGTACATCGTGGCGTGGAAGCCCTGCTTGTCGGTCACGTTCTCTAATTTCACGGCTTTGCCAGCCACGTAGTCGGCTTTCTGCTGTTCGGTGAAGTCCACGCCGCTCCATTTGCTGATGGGGCGGATGCTGCCGTCGGCGTTCGTCCACGTGTTGCGGCGTTGCTCCTTGTTCGTGCCTCCGGCATTCTCCGTACCCTGCGCCTGTCCCTGTGCGGGGGTGTTCTTCGTTTCCTGCGTCCGGGCGGTACGGGGCGACCTGCCGGTTCCCGGCACGAACTCCACGCCGCGCTGCTCCACGTTCACTTGCAGGGTGGTGACGAACTTCCTGCCGTCCTTGCGCTCGATGAGCTTGTCGCGCACGGGCAGCCCGGCACGCAGCATGTCCTGCTCCTGCTTGGTGATTTCCGTCTTGCCGATGCGTTCCGGTATGCGCACCTTGTTCGTCGGGACATCCGTGATTTCGTTCGTCTTGCGGTCAATACTGACGAACGAGGGGATGATCTCGCCCGTTTCCCTGTCCACGAGGTCCACGACCCTGCCGAGGTTGCCTGTTTCGCGCAGGTTCTTCCGGTCGTCGTCGGAGAACTTGTGTTCCTTGTACTCGTCGAGCTTCTGCTCCTTGCGGATGAAGTGCGGCACAAGGCTGACATTGCCCTCGCCGTCCTTCTTGAAGGAGAGGCGGGCGTCCAGCTCGAAAGCCTCTCCGCCGAAATTGGGCGACACCCTCACCAAGTCGGACTTGCCGTAGTTGAGCATTCTGTTAAGGTCGCCCGACTTTTCAAGGTCGTCGCGCTTCACGCCCCATTTCTCCTCCAACTCCTGCCAGTT
Protein-coding regions in this window:
- a CDS encoding type IA DNA topoisomerase → MKTIIAEKPSVAREIARIVGATKREEGYFEGGGYAVTWAFGHLVQLAMPDGYGIRGFVRDNLPVIPDTFTLVPRQVKTEKGYKPDSGVVAQIKTVARLFKESEQIIVATDAGREGELIFRYLYHYTGCTTPFVRLWISSLTDKAIREGLRNLEAGGKYDNLYLAAKARSESDWLVGINGTQALSIAAGHGTYSIGRVQTPTLAMVCARYWENRRFTPEAFWQLHIATDGCDEGTVKFSSSEKWKEKEPATELYNKVKSAGTATVTKAERKEKTEETPLLYDLTTLQKEANAKHGFTAEQTLEIAQKLYEKKLITYPRTGSRYIPEDVFAEIPKLLAFIGALPEWKGKVQPKCVPTRRSVDGGKVTDHHALLVTGEKPLFLSKEDSTVYQMVAGRMIEAFSEKCVKDTATVTAECAGVEFTVKGSVIRQAGWRAVYSVEDKEETSIPDWREGDTLTLKGCSITEGKTKPKPLHTEATLLSAMETAGKDIEDDALRQALKDCGIGTPATRAAIIETLFKRGYMERCKKSLVPTEKGLALYSVVKTMRIADVTMTGEWEKNLARIERGEMPAETFRREIEAYTREITSELLSCDKLFARRDSGCKCPKCGTGSMQFYGKVVRCDNAECGLPVFRLKANRTLSDDEIKDLLTDGHTKLLKGFKSKQGKSFDAIVAFDGDYNTTFVFPERNTSRKFSGRKK
- a CDS encoding DUF3945 domain-containing protein; translated protein: MAKKKDEKDVLVVRDEKTGEISVVAGLNADGSPKRIPAKAENAQSFLQFDRHGDVLDNFFKNFFRQCKEPSRFGFYRVAADQADKLLEVIKDLLKDPDGNKELLAPHKVDTSGYEKKVQEEQSAEKQEQPEQKQDDEPKKQEEMEQKNEQNQESPQQTQGNRGYQPIDESKINWQELEEKWGVKRDDLEKSGDLNRMLNYGKSDLVRVSPNFGGEAFELDARLSFKKDGEGNVSLVPHFIRKEQKLDEYKEHKFSDDDRKNLRETGNLGRVVDLVDRETGEIIPSFVSIDRKTNEITDVPTNKVRIPERIGKTEITKQEQDMLRAGLPVRDKLIERKDGRKFVTTLQVNVEQRGVEFVPGTGRSPRTARTQETKNTPAQGQAQGTENAGGTNKEQRRNTWTNADGSIRPISKWSGVDFTEQQKADYVAGKAVKLENVTDKQGFHATMYIKFNPEKGRPYRYDTNPDNAQKVAPSNESRTQVAVNSEGKTNEATKNLKEPLRKGQTAPKDTAQQQQQKRNNKGMKM